Genomic DNA from Desulfobacteraceae bacterium:
CCAGGCCCGCGGCCCGGATGGCTTCGGCCAGGTATTTGCGGTAGCGTTCAGCGCTCATGCCCACTCCTGAGATAAGGATGCTGCCACAGCAGCGGGGGTCCCCCGCCGCTAGCAGCCGAGAATTTCAAACCGCTTTTAAGGTGATTGGCCCGAAAAATCAACCACTGCCGTTTGGCCGGGTGCGCCTGCGAGGGCCGGGGCGTCCCCGGAGCCGCCGGCAAACGGCCCGGGCTCAGAAACGGGCGGCCGCTTTTGAATGCCCCAATGCCTGCGCCTGTGGAAAATTGGCACGCATGACCTCAGGGTCACCCTGCAGCAGCCGCAATCGCCCCAGGCCATAGTAGTACAAGCCGCCGGTGGGTGCAACCCGCGGGAAACGGTGGGTGGCCTCGCCGGCCGCCGGCACAGGCGCGATCTTGAATGTCCGGACCGGCGGCTGCGGGTCCCCGAACGGCGCAAGCCGCTCCAGGGCCTGCCAGGCCATGGGGCCCACCAAGGCCAGCAACAGCAGCGGCGGCAGGATGAAGCCCGCCGTGCTGGTCGCCAGAATGCCCGCCTTGGCACCGCTTCCGGGGGTGAACCGGACCCCGCCACGCAGGCTTTTGAGGTTGTCATACAAGACGGCGTTGTAGAAGAGGATCAGCGGGAGAAAGACCAACGCCAGGAGCGGGCCGGCCAGCGGCACCAGGAGCAGCAGCGCGTAAAGCCCCCAAATGAAGACGATCCGGAAAAACACCGCGAACCAATGCCCGCGGACGTATTCGCGGCTTTCCAGGAGCGCACCCATCCCGCGGCTGCCGCCGTCTGCCAGGACAAAGGGCGCAAAATAAAACCAGACCGAAAAAAGCACCCACGGAACGACCAGGAAGGCGGCGCCGGTCATGACAAACCCCAGCAGCAGGGAAATCCAGATGGTCGAAAGGACTTTGCCGCGGGCATCCGAGAGGCACGCGCCCAGGCTGAAGCGGGGCTTAACGACGGCGATCAGGGCGGCCGTGGCGCCCCAGTTGAACAGCCAGACCAGCGCCAGTACGCCCAAAAAAGCGGCGGCGGCGGCGGCCGCCAGGCGCTGCTGGGGAACCAGGCGGGAGGCGAAGTGCCCCGCGGCCCAGAAAGCGCCGCCCGCCGTGGCGCAGGCCAGAAGGGTGACGCAACCGATTCCGATGAGGTGCCAGATCCGCTTGCGATAACAGCCTATAGCCACCTTCAGCTGGGTGCCGAAGCCGTACAGGGCCGGGGGGGGCTGCATCGCTGAAATTCCTTCCATGGGGGGCATGGGGCGTCGATCCGATCTTCAGGGGGTCTTCAACAGGGTGCCGCATGCCACTCCATCGGCAGATCGGCGACTTTCTTTACCCCGGGTGGGGGTGGGGATTCTGCGGGGGTCAACCGGGCGGTATGAAAACCGGTCGGGGGCACGGAGATGGATTGTCGACAACACCCCCTGACGGCCCGACAGGGGGCGGCGGCAGCGCGGGGGCCTAACGCGGCGGGGACCGGTCGGGGCCCCTGCCGCCACCGATGTATTGGGCGGCGGGATTCCGGGATGGGGTCGGTGGGCCTGGCGCTTCTGAAGCTGCCGGGATCGGTCGCCGCCGGCCCACCCTCATCCCGGCTATTTGCCGGAGCCCACCGTAAGCCGCTGGCCGGGCTGGATGACCGCCCCTTTGGCGAGACCGTTCATCCGCATCAGCTGGTCGACGCTCAGCCCGTAACTGCGGCTGATGCCGTATAGCGTCTCGCCGGCTTTGACGGTGTGCGTCTTGACGGTCTTTTTGGCCGGGGCCGCGGCGGTTTTCTTGGGGGCCGCCTTCGGGGCGGCGGCCTTGGGCGCCGCTGGGGCAGGGGGCGGGGTTCTGGGCGTGTTTTCGATTTTTTCCAGCCGCTCTGTGATCTGGTCCATGCGCAGGTTGGAAAAGGCCTCGAAGCGGTCCAGGCGCGCCAGTAGGGTGTCGATGGCGTTGCCTTTTTCCACCAGTTGCGCCACCACCGGCTCCTGCCCCTCCACCCCGGCCAGCCGTTGTTCCAGCTGCTGCAACTGCGCCCTCAGGGGCTCCAGCTGCCGGTCGATATTGCCGCCCCGCGGGGTGAACAGGATCAGCAGCAGAATCACGACAGCCGCCGCGCCGGCGGCGATCAGCACCACGGGGTTGAGCTGGCCGAGGGACTTCAGGCTGAATTTTCCCCGCTCTTCGTCGCCCAGCGGGGAGTACGGGGGCTCATCGACGTAGTCGCTCCCCGGTTCACG
This window encodes:
- a CDS encoding LysM peptidoglycan-binding domain-containing protein, whose translation is MKWKDDIEQRGDEREPGSDYVDEPPYSPLGDEERGKFSLKSLGQLNPVVLIAAGAAAVVILLLILFTPRGGNIDRQLEPLRAQLQQLEQRLAGVEGQEPVVAQLVEKGNAIDTLLARLDRFEAFSNLRMDQITERLEKIENTPRTPPPAPAAPKAAAPKAAPKKTAAAPAKKTVKTHTVKAGETLYGISRSYGLSVDQLMRMNGLAKGAVIQPGQRLTVGSGK